In Methanobrevibacter thaueri, the genomic stretch ACTGAATCCTCTTCAGCATCTGAAATCTGATCCTTGAGTTCATTTATTGATGCCGGAGGGCTAGCCAAACTGTCATTGTCATCAGCCATTTGAATAATGTCTTGCGTATCATTATTTAAATCAGTCGCAACGACACAACTAATTGAGAATGAAACCAATAAAAACATAAACACAACAAATAATTTCGATTTCATAAACTCTTCACCGTTAATTTACTATGATATCTATTATGTTGAACAAACTTATAAACTATTCTATAATATAGATGTGAAACATTAAAAATAATAACTCATTAATGAGTATATCTTCCACGTGATTCTATGTCATTTATTGCATTGATTATGGACTCATCACCATAGCCTTTTAAAATCAAATCAAAATATCTCAAAGCCAAATTGTAATCGATACTCTGCAGTGACTTCTTTAAAACCAGCAAATCGACAGCCTTATCTTCCCTAAGCTGTGAATATCTTCCAAGACCAAAATCTATGAAAACCAAATCCCCTTCGCTGAGCATTATGTTTGATGTGGTAATGTCGCCGTGAATGATGTCCGCCGAATGCAGCTTAGAAATCTCGCGGCCCAACTCAAATGCCAGGTCATCATCAATTACCTCTTTCAGCATCACTCCGCCAATCTCCTCCATGGTGATTGTTTTGTCATGCAAATCAACATCATAAAGTACAGGAGTCCTAACACCTGCCCTTTTGGCATCGGACAATAGTTTGGCTTCCTCTTTAGTTCTTGCCCTTCTGATTTTATCATCTATTTCAGGAATTCTGTAACCTTTAGGAATCCTATCCTTGACAACAGCCTTTTCACCCAGATAATCTGATTTGACAATGTTGGACTCGGCACCCTTTGCAATCAGCTCGTCGGGCAACTTCAGATAGGACTTTGAATTGTCGATCCATGGAATGTCAACCTCATCGGTTCTGAACTTCTGGATGATTCGGGTGTCATTTAGATCCATCGGACCGAACTCTTTGCACATCAGAAGACCCAGCCATGCAATCATGACACCGTTGTCTCCGCATAGCTTCATTTCAGGCATGTAGAACTTGGCGCCGTGCTCTTCTGACATTGTCCTGAGCATTTCACGCAATCTGGAATTGGCAGAAACCCCTCCGCAAAGCATCACCTCATCCTTTTGTGTGTGGGAAAGCGCACGCTCGGTGACCTCAACGAGCATTGCAAATGCTGTTTCCTGAAGTGAAAAACAGACATCCTCCATCGGAGTTCCCTTTTGCACTTCCCTTATGGCTGCTGAGAGCAGTCCTGAAAACGAGAAATCCATTCCCTTGACAACATAAGGCAGATCAACATAAGATCCTTTTTTTGCAAGCCTTTCAATTACAGGCCCACCAGGATGGCCCAAACCGGTCTCACGGCCGAAATGGTCAAGGCAGTTTCCAACGGCAATGTCCAGGGTTTCACCGAAAATACGATATCTTCCACTTTCATAGGCGATTACCTGACTGTTTCCACCACTTACGTAAAGTGATACTGGATTAACCGCACCTGTATCAAGCTTTCCAACCTCAACATGACCAATGCAATGGTTTACGCCAATGATTGGTTTTTTAAGAGATAATGCCAGTGATCTTGCTGAAGTGGCAACGATTCTGAGTGCGGGACCCAAACCCGGACCCTGTGAAAATGAAATCAGGTCAATGTCATCATATGACAATCCTGACTCTTCAATGGCCTGAGGTATAAGTTTCGGAATCCATTCGGCATGATGCTCTGCAGCCAAACGAGGATGAATGCCTCCCTCTTCCGGAAATAGCTGCTTTCCAGCCATGGCTAATATATTTCCGTCGCTGTCGACAATGCCTACACCGGTTTTCTCTGCGGTTCCTTCAATTCCCAAACTTATCAAGATTATCAACTGAAAAATTTAATTAATTAGTATTTATAATATTGAAATATAAAAATATTTTTTAAATTTAAAGTACATAAGTGAAAGTATGGGATTTTATAGTGCTAATACTCCAGAACAGAAAAGGGTTAAAAAACTAACCGGAGACATTAACATCAGCGATATGTTCAAAAACGAATGTGAAACAAGAGGCATACCAATATACAATGCATATAACATTCAAAAACGATTATTGCATGAAGTGGAACAGGAAGAGCTTCATGGTGTGAAGGAAGTCGATGACAGGCTGATGGAACTGCTCGATGAGAGAGGAAAAAACAAGGTGACACACAGATATGTTGACTTCATTTCAAATGAGGACAGTGCTTCAAGAGGAGTGATCCCTCCAAGAAGCGATGAAAAGACATCACTACCTCCAAAAGACCAAATAAGAATCCCTCCAAGAGCTAGAGATGGACAAACATTTCTAACTGACAATGAATTGCCGGAAATAGAGATGTTAAAGAAAATCATGCTCCAGAATAAAAAGATTATTAATCAAAACAAGATAATTATAGACTTATTGAAAAAACAAGGTGAAAATA encodes the following:
- a CDS encoding bifunctional N(6)-L-threonylcarbamoyladenine synthase/serine/threonine protein kinase; the protein is MIILISLGIEGTAEKTGVGIVDSDGNILAMAGKQLFPEEGGIHPRLAAEHHAEWIPKLIPQAIEESGLSYDDIDLISFSQGPGLGPALRIVATSARSLALSLKKPIIGVNHCIGHVEVGKLDTGAVNPVSLYVSGGNSQVIAYESGRYRIFGETLDIAVGNCLDHFGRETGLGHPGGPVIERLAKKGSYVDLPYVVKGMDFSFSGLLSAAIREVQKGTPMEDVCFSLQETAFAMLVEVTERALSHTQKDEVMLCGGVSANSRLREMLRTMSEEHGAKFYMPEMKLCGDNGVMIAWLGLLMCKEFGPMDLNDTRIIQKFRTDEVDIPWIDNSKSYLKLPDELIAKGAESNIVKSDYLGEKAVVKDRIPKGYRIPEIDDKIRRARTKEEAKLLSDAKRAGVRTPVLYDVDLHDKTITMEEIGGVMLKEVIDDDLAFELGREISKLHSADIIHGDITTSNIMLSEGDLVFIDFGLGRYSQLREDKAVDLLVLKKSLQSIDYNLALRYFDLILKGYGDESIINAINDIESRGRYTH